CGGATCTCATGAGCCAATGGCTGGACAAGGATCATTATTCCCACGAATTGATCATCGCCGCGTTGGAAGAGGCGACCCTCCTCGGCATCGCCAATATGAAGTATATTGACCGTATCCTCTTCGAATGGACGAGACAAGGAATAAAGAACCGTGAGGAAGCCCGGGAATATGCGCTCCGCTTCCGGGAGAAGCAGTATGAACGGCTCCAAGGTGAGAAAAGGCAGAGGCAAGGGGCGGAGAGTTCCTCCCCCGAGATTCGCTTTCCCCAATTTAATTGGCTCAATACACCTTCCAACTAATTTTTCTAGAAAAAAGGCGTTCCCCCCATGTTTTTTTTCCGTAAGTATTGTATAATAATAAAAAATGGAAAGACGAATAAAGTGGGTGATGATCTTCTTTCGCGATGAATGGATGTTCATCCCGTATTGGAGTGTACCGTAGCATTTTTGTTTGAAAGAGAGCGTAAGCGAAAATCCTCGGGCAATCTAATGAAAAGAATTGAGGAGATATGATGCTTAAGCGGATAGCCACCGAATACAAGCGTGTAAGTCTGTGGCTAGAAGAAGAAGAATTGCAGGAATTGGTAGAACTGCTGCATGGAGAAGAGATCCGTTTACATGAGCAGGTTCTGGAGAATGGCGATTTGGAATTTATGTTGTGCCGGGGAGCGGATGAGATCCGCCTGGTATTGGAGAAGAAAGAGGGGAAATACCATCTCTCTTCTTCCTGTGTTGTCCGGGATCGTACGCTAACCGATGTCATGCGAAAAGTGATGGCCCATTTTAAGGGGGAAGCATTGGTCTACCGTCTTTATCCTACGTTTAAGGTCGAGTATCAATATGAACGGGGGCAAGTCCTTGCCATTCGGGAGATTGCCGACGGAACCGAGAAGTTGATCTTTGAAAATCGGGATTTCTCCTTTATCTTAGAGAGAATCATGGAAAATAAAGCGGTTGAGCAGGAAATTGCAGAGATACGAGGTCGGGTAGATCACCTTTTGGATGAAAGGAACCGGGTAAATCCTCTTCAGGAATCGGATCAGATCGTTGCGATCGATAACCAACTCTCGCTTTCCTCCAAACGCCTATTCGAGCTGGAGGCATAAATTTTTGGCGGCATAAAGAAAAACCGGGATGATCCCCGGTTTTTTTGTTAACTTCATAACAATAGATACAATTCGCATGCTGCTTTTTTCTGATTCATGCGCTGTGGTTTGCCTATTTTTTGCAATTTCTTGTCGATTAGGCCAGAATTCCTAGTTTTGGGTTCGGTTAAAATCGGTTTTTAAGAAAAATTCTTTTTTCTTAAAATCTATTGACATATCCATTACTGCACAATTATGATGAAATTACATGGCTTTTAAAATTACATTAAAAAGAGGGGGATTGGGAAGTTCAGATGGTCATGGCAGTGCCAATCTTTTGGTAGAGAGTTGATTCCTATATGAAGAGCAGAGGCTGTAATCATATGAAGAAGAATGTTATCCTCCTTGCATCGCTGATGATCTTCGTATTTACCGGATGCGAAGCCGATCAGGGGAAAATCCAAACCAATCCAGTTCAACAAAGGGATCAAGCACCCGTATTATCGTATCAAGCCTTCCGTCAATTGTTCGATGATATGGGGAGCTAATTGGTCATTCCTAACGCAGAAAAAGTTGAAAAGTCGGATGCGACCAATTTGGTAGCTATTGATCGAAGTTTTTCCTTCGGCACAAGGTCGATTCTTACATTGAACGGAGACCAAACCGATCAAGAGACACAGGAGAGGATCGCTTATAAAGACGTTGACACAGGGACCATTATACTGATAGACCTCATTTACTTAAAATCGTATTTGGGAAATGATATGGTTTTCTGGCCTACTCAAGCACTTGAGATTTATGAAAAGGAACCCGTTCTAAAAAATTATGACGAAGCGATGGTCTCTTATCATAATGTGTTGGTGAAAGTATCGTTGATTTCTAAAGATAAACCTGTGGAGTTTCAAAAAAAGTATAACACCTTGAAAGCGGTCATTTCCTATCTGGACACCTATCCTTTGAAATGAATAAATCACTTTGAGATCTTAATGCGTATTGATATTACTGTGCTTTTATTGAATAGTGATAATAGCCAACATATTAATCAGGAAATATTAAAGAATTACCTGAGAACATATCTTATGTCAATGAGCCATATCTTTTTAAACTCTGCAATATATATAAAACACCTACGGCGGTTCTTGTAAATATGAATGGTAAAATTGAACATATAAATACTGTAAAGGATATTAGACATTTGAAATTCTTGTTATCTGATTATTGAAATTCTTGTTATCTGATTTAGGAGTGATCAACAAATGTCCTGAGCATTCTCAGGCTTTGTAAGTGAGGGAGAAGATCAGATGATCCGGATGGTTTGGCGGTCATGGTGGAGAAAGAAGGAGCGTTTCATTCTATTACTCGTAGGAGCCCTCATTATCAGTTCCGGTTTAAGTTACATGGTGGGACTGTCGGAGACCAATCGGGGAACCATTCTTGAAACCTGCAAAAGCGGTGGAAATCTTCTTACGATATCGTCGTCCGTCCCCCAGGGACACGAAGCACCACCGAGAATGAGAAATTGCTGGAACCCAATTATTTAAGCGGAATAACCGGTGGCATCAGCCTTTCGCAATATCAAAAAATCAAAGACATCCCGGACATAGAGGTGGCCGCTCCCATCGCGGTTATCGGGTATGCCCCTGTAAGCGTCAATCTCGGAAATCTCTATCAGAACCGTATCATAGACCGTAGGGAGCATGGAGTATATCGGTTCATCTCTTCTTTCATTTCCAATCCTCTGGATCGAAATCGGGTTGAACTGAAGAGTACATCCTATTTTACCAATGGTTGGTTTGGCGAACATAGTTCCTATTTCGATCCGGAGAACGCTACACAGTATGGCGTAGGGTCTTTTTCGGGAGATCTTGGCAGCTTCAATTTTGTCTTGCTTGTGGGGATTGACCCGGTTCAGGAAGCGCGGCTTGTCGGCTTAGATCAAGCCACCCTCTCCACGGGAAAAAGCCGCTATTTTAATGAACAAGATCGAAGCCAAAAAAAAGAATTTCAATTGGGTGACCAGACCGTTACTGAGATCAAAATCCCCGTACTGCTCAGCAATCAGGCGTTCATTGAAAAAACCTACCAATATACCGTTGAGAAGTTGGATCTCCCATTTGATACACTTGAGGCAGCGAGAAAGACGATGGAACAGATTAAGACAAAGGGTGGGAAAAAGTATCTGGATACGATTAAAACCGTTGATCAACAAACGGTTTCGTACAATGCGGACCAGGTACATGAGGCTTTCTTGCGAAATCTGACGGGGGTTGATCCGAAAACGGGACAGGAAACCAAATTTGCCCAGAATAATTCTTTGACGTTGGTGAATTTAAAGGCAACACCCCTCAACTACGATGCCATCCCCAGTCCATTTCCCGATCGGTGGTCATTAGCCTTTCAAGTGACCCCGCCAAAGATCTCCGAAAAGGAGAAGGTATTGTACGATCAGGTATTCCGGGAAATGAAGGTCTACCCTGAGGAACCAAGGTTGGACCTGCAATGGATTGGCCTTTATGATCCGGAAAAACTTCAAATTTCAAAGGATCCCTTAACCCAGCTACCGATGGAAACCTATCGTTCGGCTTATGCCCAATTGGTATTGGACGCTGAGGGAAAACCCGTAAATCCTCCGGAATGGGTGAAACCGGTCGATGATCCGTTGGGGCTATTGACTGGTCCGCCGACCCTGTTAACCACGTTAGACGCGGCGGGTCTGATCATGGGGGAAGAACCGATTTCCTCGATCCGCATTAAGGTAAAAGGGGTGGATAGCCTCAACGAGGAAAGCCAAAGGAAACTGGAACGGGTGGCGCGGGACATCGAGGGAAAAACGGGGCTAATTACCGATATTACTTTAGGTTCTTCTCCGCAACCCACCTTGGTTTTTGTGCCGAAAAACGGGAATACTCCTGCGTTGGGGTGGATGGAGCAATTATGGGTGAGGATCGGAGCGGCGATCGCGATCTTCCATGAGACAAAATTGGGGTTTTCCGGTATTATAGCCGTCGTATTGCTGGTCGCGATTCTTTATGTGCTGGCGACTCACCTCGTTTCGGTTTTGGCGCGTAGAAAGGAGTTGGCCGTCCTGCTTGCTGTGGGCTGGCGGCCGACCCAACTCTTTAAGATGGTTTTCATGGAATCGGTCCTGTTAGGTTCTTTCGTCGCTTTGATCTCGTGGGCCATTGTAGGTTTATCGATTCTTCAGAGTGGCACATCCATCTCATGGCTCCGCTTCTTCCTCGTCGGTTTCCTCGGTTTCCTTGTCTATCTCTTCGGTGCCGTCTGGGGCGTCATTCTCATTGCGAAGATCTCCCCTTATGAAGCCATACGATCAGGAGAGATGAGGCCGCATGCCCGGAGGATTGTCCGAGCGCACCATCTTATGGGGATGGCCTTCAATCATCTTTGGGAGCGGTTTACCCGCAGCCTGTTATCCATTTTATCCATGGCGATCCCCACCACATTGCTGGTCTTCTTTCTCTTTGTCACCGCCCATTTGCAAGGCATTCTCTACACGACCTGGTTGGGGCAGTATATCGCCGTGGAAATCGGTCCCGCTCACTATATCGCCATGTTTTTTGCCTTGATCATCTCCGTGATGACCACCGCCGAGATCATGTGGCAGAACGTTTCCGAACGAAAACCGGAGATTGCCCTCCTTAAAGCGATCGGATGGCGTGATAGCTCCATACGAATCCTCGTTTTAATGGAAGGGGGATTGATCGGGTTGGTTGCGGGCGTAATCGGGGTTGGGCTCGGACTGCTGTTCATCGGCTGGATGTATCGCCAATTCCCTTGGGAAAACTTCTTGTTGCTGCTCTCCACAGGCTTGGTTCCGTTGGTGGTTGGATTCATCGGTTCGTTCTTTCCTGCGGAAATCGCGGTAAAGAACGATCCTTCGCAAGGTATGCGCGCTTAAAAAAATGAGGAGAGACGAGGAGGGGAATCCCATTGACGAATCTCGTGAAAGTGGAAAATTTGGAGAAAACCTATTCGGGGGATGGAGTGTCCACACGGGCACTCTCCTACGTAAACGTTACATTTCGCAAAGGAGAATTTACCGCGATCATTGGCCCGTCCGGTTCGGGGAAATCTACGTTGCTCAGCTTGATCGGCACTTTGGACCAACCTTCTTCCGGAACCATCTATTTCGACGATCTGGAAGTATCGAGGCTAAGAGGAAAAAAATTGGCCGATTTCCGCTTTGAAACTATCGGATTTGTGTTTCAGCAGTTTCACCTGCTTCCCACCTTAACGGCCATCGAAAACGTGATGGCGCCCCTGATAGGCCGGAGCGTTTCATTTAAGAAAAGAGAGCGGGCAGAAGAGTTGCTGGAGTTGGTTGGCTTATCTCATAAGCATCGTGCCTTGCCCTCACAGCTCTCCGGCGGGGAACAGCAAAGGGTGGCGGTCGCCCGCGCCTTGGTAAATCATCCCGAATGGTTGCTGGCCGATGAACCGACGGGGAATCTGGATACGAAAAACGGGGAAATCATCTTTAACCTGCTGTGTCGATTAAGAGAGGAACAAGGGTGTGGCATCATTTTTGTCACCCATGATTCTAAACTTGCCTCTCGCGCCGATCGAATTGTTGAGATGAGAGATGGCCAAATCATAGAGGAGCGATGAAAGATGCGATTTGATTACTTAAAAAGATCAATAATATTTCTTTGGAAATACGGTAAAAAGTGAGTAACAAAAAGTGAGTAACATTGATCTTCGTTTTGAGAATTATTGATGGTCTCCTTCCGATTGGTTTATTATGGGTTACGAAAGAAATAATAGATAACGTGACACTCATTATTAAGGATGGTGCGTCATACGATTTAACTTTAATTTGGTTGCTGATCTTTCAGTTTATTTTAACTGTTATTATGTCATTAACTAGGAATGCCCAAGAGATTATAAATTCAAAGTTAGAGATATCTATTGAGTATGAAAAAAAGCGGAGTATCCTCGTTAAAGATGAAATCCTGTGACTTGTTTACCAACATTTTTCCCCTCGCCTATTGCAATCCAGGAGTAAACATGGTACATTAATCATCGTTAGAATTAAATAGGAACCAGGATTCACTCAATGGTTGGGGAACTGGCTTATACCCCTGTAGTGAATGACGCAGGTCCTAGCGATTCATCATTATTTTGCTAGGAAGGGGGAACCGAAAGATGGAGTATTCTACTTTCGGCAGGCATGTTGCCATTGACACTTGGGGAGTTGATTACACCCTCTTAAACGATGCGGAATGGCTGAAACACCAACTGGTCGAAGCTGCAGAAATGGCAGGGGCTACCGTTCTGGGAGTGCAAGAGAGACAATTTGAACCACAGGGTGCGACGGTTCTCGTCCTGCTTTCTGAAAGCCACATTTCGATTCACACCTATCCGGAGAAGGGGTTTGCGGCGTTGGATTGCTATACCTGTGGCGAAACTGTAGATCCCCAAGTGGCGATTGATTACCTCGTATCAGTCCTCAAACCGGAGAAGGTCTATGGGAAAAAAATAATTCGGGGTGCAGGGGAGATGGAAGTCACGGAAGCGGTCAAGGAACTTGCACCTGTACGATGAGCAAAGAAGAGTGAAGGAAACAGGGACCCTTGGTGAAGGGGT
The DNA window shown above is from Thermicanus aegyptius DSM 12793 and carries:
- the speD gene encoding adenosylmethionine decarboxylase — protein: MEYSTFGRHVAIDTWGVDYTLLNDAEWLKHQLVEAAEMAGATVLGVQERQFEPQGATVLVLLSESHISIHTYPEKGFAALDCYTCGETVDPQVAIDYLVSVLKPEKVYGKKIIRGAGEMEVTEAVKELAPVR
- a CDS encoding ABC transporter ATP-binding protein; amino-acid sequence: MTNLVKVENLEKTYSGDGVSTRALSYVNVTFRKGEFTAIIGPSGSGKSTLLSLIGTLDQPSSGTIYFDDLEVSRLRGKKLADFRFETIGFVFQQFHLLPTLTAIENVMAPLIGRSVSFKKRERAEELLELVGLSHKHRALPSQLSGGEQQRVAVARALVNHPEWLLADEPTGNLDTKNGEIIFNLLCRLREEQGCGIIFVTHDSKLASRADRIVEMRDGQIIEER
- a CDS encoding ABC transporter permease, with translation MLEPNYLSGITGGISLSQYQKIKDIPDIEVAAPIAVIGYAPVSVNLGNLYQNRIIDRREHGVYRFISSFISNPLDRNRVELKSTSYFTNGWFGEHSSYFDPENATQYGVGSFSGDLGSFNFVLLVGIDPVQEARLVGLDQATLSTGKSRYFNEQDRSQKKEFQLGDQTVTEIKIPVLLSNQAFIEKTYQYTVEKLDLPFDTLEAARKTMEQIKTKGGKKYLDTIKTVDQQTVSYNADQVHEAFLRNLTGVDPKTGQETKFAQNNSLTLVNLKATPLNYDAIPSPFPDRWSLAFQVTPPKISEKEKVLYDQVFREMKVYPEEPRLDLQWIGLYDPEKLQISKDPLTQLPMETYRSAYAQLVLDAEGKPVNPPEWVKPVDDPLGLLTGPPTLLTTLDAAGLIMGEEPISSIRIKVKGVDSLNEESQRKLERVARDIEGKTGLITDITLGSSPQPTLVFVPKNGNTPALGWMEQLWVRIGAAIAIFHETKLGFSGIIAVVLLVAILYVLATHLVSVLARRKELAVLLAVGWRPTQLFKMVFMESVLLGSFVALISWAIVGLSILQSGTSISWLRFFLVGFLGFLVYLFGAVWGVILIAKISPYEAIRSGEMRPHARRIVRAHHLMGMAFNHLWERFTRSLLSILSMAIPTTLLVFFLFVTAHLQGILYTTWLGQYIAVEIGPAHYIAMFFALIISVMTTAEIMWQNVSERKPEIALLKAIGWRDSSIRILVLMEGGLIGLVAGVIGVGLGLLFIGWMYRQFPWENFLLLLSTGLVPLVVGFIGSFFPAEIAVKNDPSQGMRA